A single genomic interval of Mustelus asterias chromosome 13, sMusAst1.hap1.1, whole genome shotgun sequence harbors:
- the LOC144503025 gene encoding POU domain, class 5, transcription factor 1.1-like, with translation MSRSISPGQGASVSRAMSSPDRPPVLPFGQGVAQDVSPQFYKPGYNAISAQYLFPFPALKGEYGHSETQLGDCAAVPHSAYWYPFPGTEPAAAHGTGHSTGHPSQLPAPGAGLLRPEVKTEKECRGYPQEGRYGSPSAPAPSYNHRWSTSAFWQPALAASANTTPSSSSSPSSAPLPSQTYPGFGNFPSPPQIYPSNPSPSQQSDSSQAAQSNTGSTGTTSEEGQSSDSEEEYPTKEKMEQFAKELKHKRITLGFTQADVGLALGNLYGKMFSQTTICRFEALQLSFKNMCKLKPILQRWLNDAENNGSLHEICNVEQVLDQSRKRKRRTSIENGVKRNLETYFMKCPKPTSEEISQIAEDLQLDKEVIRVWFCNRRQKGKRMTLPCMEENDVQIHEGSPLHMSPGAVMLPEAIVTQAYSAAMVPPPMYMSPFPQALHPVVSMGNHTS, from the exons ATGTCTCGGTCCATTAGCCCTGGGCAAGGGGCAAGTGTGAGCCGGGCAATGTCCTCCCCGGATAGACCCCCTGTGCTGCCTTTTGGCCAGGGGGTGGCTCAGGATGTAAGCCCCCAGTTTTATAAACCTGGTTACAATGCCATCTCCGCCCAGTATCTCTTTCCCTTCCCAGCTCTGAAAGGGGAGTATGGCCACTCTGAGACCCAGCTGGGGGACTGTGCAGCCGTGCCCCACTCTGCTTACTGGTATCCATTCCCTGGCACCGAGCCAGCAGCTGCCCATGGCACTGGGCACAGCACTGGGCACCCCTCCCAGCTCCCTGCCCCTGGGGCAGGCTTGCTCAGGCCGGAGGTCAAGACGGAGAAGGAATGCCGAGGTTACCCCCAGGAGGGGAGGTACGGCTCGCCCAGCGCCCCAGCCCCTTCCTACAACCACCGATGGAGCACCAGTGCCTTCTGGCAGCCTGCCCTCGCCGCTTCGGCCAACACGACCCccagctcttcctcctccccctcctcggcGCCGCTTCCCAGCCAGACCTACCCCGGATTCGGCAACTTCCCCTCGCCCCCGCAGATATACCCCAGTAACCCCAGCCCGTCCCAGCAGAGTGACAGCAGCCAAGCTGCCCAGTCCAACACAGGATCTACCGGGACCACCAGCGAGGAGGGACAGTCCAGCGACAGTGAGGAG GAATATCCGACCAAAGAGAAAATGGAGCAGTTTGCCAAAGAACTGAAACACAAGAGGATTACACTTGGCTTCACGCAGGCTGATGTTGGATTAGCTTTGGGGAATCTCTATG GGAAGATGTTCAGTCAGACAACAATCTGCAGGTTTGAAGCACTCCAGCTGAGTTTCAAAAACATGTGCAAACTGAAACCAATACTTCAGCGCTGGCTCAATGATGCTGAGAACAATGGCAGTCTGCATGAG ATTTGTAACGTGGAGCAGGTTCTGGATCAGTCCAGGAAACGGAAGAGGAGAACCAGCATTGAGAATGGTGTGAAGAGGAACTTGGAGACCTACTTCATGAAATGTCCCAAACCCACCAGCGAAGAAATCTCCCAGATTGCTGAGGATCTCCAATTGGACAAGGAG GTGATCCGAGTTTGGTTCTGCAATAGGAGACAGAAGGGGAAGAGGATGACGCTGCCGTGTATGGAGGAGAATGATGTACAAATCCATGAGGGGAGCCCACTCCACATGTCTCCCGGTGCTGTGATGTTACCTGAGGCCATAGTAACCCAGGCATACAGTGCGGCTATGGTACCTCCTCCAATGTACATGTCTCCCTTCCCCCAGGCTCTGCACCCCGTGGTCTCCATGGGCAATCACACCAGTTAG